The following are encoded in a window of Castanea sativa cultivar Marrone di Chiusa Pesio chromosome 9, ASM4071231v1 genomic DNA:
- the LOC142609744 gene encoding PAN domain-containing protein At5g03700, with the protein MDRLINSLTRLRATHLFFLTWVSTCMAGTTPESILQGFKATPNPSVSSFQPLLNDPTGNFSLGFLRVEQTQLALAVLHVASSQPLWLANQTQLATWSDRTQFFFNGSLVISDPHSSLFWSTQTNGDTVVLLNSSNLQIQKLDNPVSVLWQSFDFPTNTLVENQNFTASMSLISSNGLYSMRLGYNFYALYAKFQDNSADHMYWKHTALEAEAAIVQGQGPIYALVNSDGYLGLYQNGAVKPVDVQPFNSFHRPIDLFLLVRLEPDGNLEAYYWDGSNWVGDYEAISDTCQLPSPCGSYGLCTPQGCSCLDNRTEFRSGSDCVPVETGDFCGEQLVKDNYEVLTRKGVEVPFKELMQYETTSSLAECEGLCESNCSCWGAVYNNASGFCFMLDYPIQTLVSVGDESKVGYFKVKEGAGKKKNKTVAIVGLVVGGGAFLILIGIGGYWTYRIWRKKTREVDDEVSPGPYKNLGSESSKSIEVEMCNR; encoded by the coding sequence ATGGACAGACTCATCAACTCGCTGACTCGTCTACGTGCAACTCACCTCTTCTTTCTCACATGGGTGTCAACGTGTATGGCTGGAACAACCCCAGAATCCATTCTCCAAGGCTTCAAAGCCACACCAAACCCTTCAGTCTCATCGTTCCAACCTCTCCTAAACGATCCCACAGGCAATTTCTCACTCGGGTTCCTCCGAGTCGAACAAACCCAACTCGCCCTCGCTGTCCTCCACGTGGCTTCCTCACAGCCACTCTGGCTCGCCAACCAAACTCAGTTGGCCACCTGGTCCGACCGTACTCAGttcttcttcaatggcagtctCGTTATTTCCGATCCTCACTCGAGCCTGTTTTGGTCAACTCAAACCAATGGTGACACAGTTGTGCTCCTCAACTCCTCAAATCTCCAAATACAAAAGCTCGACAACCCAGTCTCAGTCCTCTGGCAAAGTTTCGACTTTCCCACAAATACCCTCGTGGAGAACCAAAATTTCACAGCCAGCATGTCCTTGATTTCATCAAATGGGCTTTACTCTATGCGCTTAGGGTACAACTTTTATGCGTTGTACGCAAAATTCCAAGACAACTCCGCAGATCACATGTATTGGAAACACACAGCTTTAGAAGCAGAGGCAGCGATAGTTCAAGGTCAAGGTCCAATTTACGCTTTAGTCAACTCTGATGGCTATTTGGGGTTGTACCAAAACGGCGCAGTCAAACCGGTGGACGTACAACCCTTCAATAGCTTTCACAGACCCATCGACTTGTTCCTTTTGGTCCGGTTAGAACCGGACGGAAACCTCGAAGCTTATTACTGGGACGGGTCGAACTGGGTCGGGGATTACGAAGCAATCTCGGACACGTGTCAGCTTCCCAGTCCGTGCGGTTCGTACGGTTTGTGCACACCACAAGGTTGTTCTTGTTTGGATAACCGGACAGAGTTTCGGTCCGGTTCGGATTGCGTTCCCGTGGAAACCGGCGACTTTTGCGGGGAACAGTTGGTTAAAGACAACTACGAGGTTTTAACGAGGAAAGGGGTCGAGGTGCCGTTTAAGGAACTAATGCAGTACGAAACGACGTCGTCGCTGGCAGAGTGTGAGGGTCTATGTGAAAGCAATTGTAGTTGTTGGGGGGCAGTGTATAATAACGCTTCCGGGTTTTGTTTCATGTTGGACTATCCGATCCAAACGTTGGTGTCTGTTGGGGATGAGAGTAAAGTGGGTTATTTTAAAGTGAAGGAAGGTgcagggaaaaagaaaaacaagaccGTTGCTATAGTTGGACTTGTAGTGGGTGGTGGGGcctttttgattttgattgggATTGGTGGGTATTGGACGTACAGGATTTGGAGAAAGAAGACCCGAGAAGTAGATGATGAGGTATCACCCGGCCCGTATAAGAATCTCGGGTCGGAAAGCTCCAAGTCCATTGAGGTGGAGATGTGTAATAGATAA